Proteins encoded within one genomic window of Dyadobacter chenhuakuii:
- a CDS encoding RagB/SusD family nutrient uptake outer membrane protein translates to MKKYIQLLLAAGLLTVVSGCNDEFLDRVPQTEISKDKYFNSEQDLETYILGLYDFGGTGIYVDDASTDNAATTGATEIKSIMVGNPSSATVNAGWDWTALRNINFFLDNFRKAPISEEALNHYEGLARFFRARFYMEKVKRYSNVPWYDHVLATNDEALNKPQDNREFVIGKIFEDYAFAAQHVRDDNRSGAVNNATVLTYQARHALYEGTFRKYHSELNLQASANGFLQIARDAAKKVIDSGDYSVHSTGKPMEDYASLFNNTSLESNKEVILGTFNEQDKINSGWWGAFMFGNYEASPARDLLQTYLMKDGTPFTSQAGYAAKLFTEEFKNRDPRLYQTFAYPGWELVNATTYSQGAGIYIQQFAKNQSGYHQLKGFVNQKEVAVANSLDTPLLRYAEVLLTYAEAKAELNELAQADLDLSVNKVRARAGMPKLTLNATADATLKSQYPSATSSTLGALLEIRRERRVELAMEGFRYDDLMRWNAGKLIEKEPEGLYFPSLGNYDLTGDGVVDVKLIPVSSAIPAEANKESNSLGKKLIYYRVGPVGSDASFFLKNGTSGTIVTDPERGTFQEPKYYYRPVPKSQVTLNPNLKQYFGWE, encoded by the coding sequence ATGAAAAAATATATTCAATTGCTGCTGGCAGCCGGCCTGCTAACCGTTGTTTCGGGCTGTAATGATGAGTTCCTGGACCGCGTTCCCCAAACGGAAATTTCAAAAGATAAATATTTCAACAGCGAGCAGGACCTCGAAACCTACATCCTGGGCCTGTACGATTTCGGCGGAACCGGCATTTACGTCGATGACGCTTCTACTGACAATGCCGCCACCACCGGCGCAACGGAGATCAAGAGCATTATGGTAGGAAACCCTTCATCGGCCACGGTCAATGCAGGTTGGGACTGGACGGCATTGCGCAACATTAATTTTTTCCTGGACAATTTCCGCAAAGCACCGATCAGTGAGGAGGCGCTGAATCATTACGAAGGCCTCGCACGATTTTTCCGTGCAAGATTTTACATGGAAAAAGTGAAGCGTTACTCCAATGTGCCCTGGTATGACCACGTGCTCGCGACCAATGACGAAGCGCTTAATAAGCCGCAGGATAACCGGGAGTTTGTGATTGGTAAAATATTTGAAGACTATGCTTTCGCCGCGCAGCATGTGCGTGACGACAACCGGTCGGGTGCGGTCAACAATGCCACTGTGCTTACTTACCAGGCCCGACATGCTTTATACGAAGGCACTTTTCGCAAATATCATAGCGAGCTTAACCTGCAAGCGTCTGCAAACGGCTTCTTGCAAATTGCCAGGGACGCTGCGAAAAAAGTGATTGATAGCGGTGATTACTCGGTCCATAGCACCGGCAAACCAATGGAAGATTACGCTTCGCTATTCAATAATACAAGTCTGGAAAGCAATAAAGAGGTGATCCTGGGCACATTTAATGAACAGGATAAGATCAATAGTGGCTGGTGGGGTGCATTTATGTTCGGGAATTACGAAGCCAGTCCCGCGCGTGATTTGCTGCAAACGTATCTCATGAAGGATGGCACGCCTTTCACAAGCCAGGCCGGTTATGCTGCAAAGCTTTTTACCGAAGAATTCAAAAACCGGGATCCGCGCCTCTACCAGACATTCGCTTACCCAGGTTGGGAACTGGTGAATGCGACCACTTATTCGCAGGGCGCCGGGATTTATATTCAGCAGTTTGCCAAGAATCAGTCGGGTTATCACCAGTTAAAGGGTTTTGTAAATCAAAAAGAAGTGGCAGTTGCCAACAGCCTGGACACGCCATTGCTGCGTTATGCCGAAGTGCTGCTCACTTACGCAGAAGCGAAAGCAGAACTAAACGAGCTGGCACAAGCCGATCTGGATCTTTCTGTAAATAAGGTCCGTGCCCGCGCTGGGATGCCTAAGCTGACATTGAATGCCACAGCGGATGCCACATTGAAATCGCAATATCCATCCGCAACCAGCAGCACCCTGGGCGCGTTGCTCGAAATACGCCGCGAAAGGCGCGTTGAGCTGGCCATGGAAGGTTTCCGTTACGACGACCTTATGCGCTGGAATGCCGGAAAGCTCATTGAAAAAGAGCCGGAAGGATTATACTTTCCCAGCCTGGGCAACTACGACCTTACCGGCGATGGTGTCGTGGATGTAAAACTGATCCCCGTATCCTCAGCCATTCCGGCCGAGGCCAACAAAGAATCCAATTCGTTGGGCAAGAAGTTGATCTATTACCGTGTAGGCCCGGTTGGCAGCGATGCATCCTTTTTCCTGAAAAACGGAACCAGCGGCACCATCGTTACCGACCCGGAAAGAGGCACATTCCAGGAACCAAAATACTATTACCGACCCGTACCCAAGTCACAAGTAACGCTTAACCCGAATTTGAAGCAGTATTTTGGCTGGGAGTAG
- a CDS encoding alkaline phosphatase family protein produces MSPKQAITIILTLFLFHQTAAQTKNKSLFVIVDGISYEQLKKVATPNLDAIAKVGGMTRAYVGGEKKTYSQTPTISAVGYNSLLTGTWVNKHNVWDNDIKAPNYHYWTVFRFFREAYPAKKTAIFSTWLDNRTKLIGTGLPETGKMKMDYFFDGFELDTINFPHDKGAQYISKIDGKVVDEAAANIKSEAPDLSWVYLEFTDDMGHRYGNSPQFFDAVKRMDAQMGQLWEAVKERESKHGENWQLFITTDHGRGEPAGKDHGGQSDAERSTWIVTNAKELNHYFTKSEQNKQIPAIVDIMPTMARHLDLKIPKEQRFELDGIPLTGKISITDLAVKKESDNILVSWLPQEKDGEVKIWLAVTNKFETGGSDLYMLMKQLPVSEGKASLDISKFPKGFYKVVVEGKYNAVNRWIVEQ; encoded by the coding sequence ATGTCCCCAAAACAAGCCATCACCATAATCCTAACCCTCTTCCTCTTCCACCAGACCGCTGCCCAGACTAAGAACAAATCCCTCTTCGTCATCGTGGATGGTATTTCATATGAGCAGTTGAAAAAAGTGGCGACTCCTAATCTGGATGCGATTGCGAAAGTGGGAGGGATGACGCGGGCCTATGTGGGGGGTGAGAAAAAGACATATTCACAAACGCCGACGATTTCGGCGGTAGGTTACAACAGCCTGCTGACCGGCACGTGGGTGAACAAGCATAATGTCTGGGATAACGATATTAAGGCTCCCAATTACCATTACTGGACTGTTTTCAGGTTTTTCCGTGAAGCCTATCCTGCCAAAAAAACCGCCATTTTTTCCACCTGGCTTGACAACCGCACGAAGCTGATCGGGACGGGCTTGCCGGAAACGGGGAAGATGAAGATGGATTACTTTTTCGATGGTTTTGAGCTCGATACCATCAATTTTCCACACGATAAAGGGGCACAATACATCAGCAAGATCGACGGGAAAGTTGTGGACGAAGCAGCTGCCAACATTAAAAGTGAAGCGCCGGATCTTTCCTGGGTTTACCTGGAATTTACGGACGATATGGGCCATCGCTATGGCAATAGTCCGCAGTTTTTTGATGCTGTAAAAAGAATGGATGCGCAAATGGGCCAGCTATGGGAAGCGGTGAAAGAGAGAGAGAGCAAGCATGGTGAAAACTGGCAGCTATTTATCACCACGGATCACGGAAGGGGAGAGCCGGCCGGCAAGGACCACGGCGGCCAGTCCGATGCCGAGCGCAGCACCTGGATTGTCACAAATGCCAAAGAACTGAACCATTATTTTACCAAATCTGAACAAAACAAGCAGATTCCGGCTATCGTGGACATTATGCCGACCATGGCACGGCACCTGGATCTGAAAATCCCGAAAGAGCAGCGCTTCGAGCTGGACGGCATCCCTTTAACAGGCAAAATTTCCATCACCGATCTGGCTGTAAAGAAGGAATCGGACAACATTCTTGTAAGCTGGCTGCCGCAGGAAAAAGATGGCGAGGTGAAGATCTGGCTTGCCGTAACCAACAAATTCGAAACCGGCGGCAGCGACCTTTACATGCTCATGAAACAACTCCCCGTGTCGGAAGGAAAAGCATCATTAGATATCAGCAAATTCCCGAAAGGATTCTACAAGGTGGTTGTCGAAGGAAAATACAATGCGGTCAACCGCTGGATTGTGGAGCAGTAA
- a CDS encoding DUF6766 family protein, whose translation MGQANKQHSFLYRNGLGLLFVALFIITLGAQAVTGWYEHNSELEQEQAAAITFLSYLQTGHFISATFENFESEFLQMALYVILTVGLRQQGSAESKSLDEPEEVDREPKPGPDAPWPVRKGGFVLKLYENSLSLVFGILFIISWGLHLYGSWVDHNEQQVLLGKAKDSIGDYLLQANFWFETFQNWQSEFLSIASIVILTIFLRQKGSPESKPVDAPNSETGK comes from the coding sequence ATGGGCCAGGCCAATAAGCAGCATTCATTTTTATACAGAAACGGCTTAGGCCTTCTTTTTGTGGCTCTATTTATTATAACGCTCGGTGCGCAGGCTGTAACAGGCTGGTACGAACACAACTCAGAGCTTGAACAGGAACAGGCAGCGGCAATCACCTTCCTCAGCTATCTTCAGACCGGGCATTTTATTTCTGCAACTTTCGAAAATTTTGAAAGTGAGTTTTTGCAAATGGCCCTTTACGTAATACTTACGGTAGGACTTCGCCAGCAAGGTTCCGCGGAATCGAAATCCCTAGATGAGCCGGAAGAAGTGGATCGCGAGCCTAAGCCGGGACCGGATGCGCCCTGGCCGGTGCGGAAAGGCGGATTTGTATTGAAGCTTTATGAAAATTCATTGTCCCTGGTGTTCGGGATCCTCTTTATCATCAGTTGGGGCCTGCACTTGTATGGAAGCTGGGTGGACCATAATGAGCAGCAGGTTTTACTTGGGAAGGCAAAAGATTCGATTGGTGATTATCTGCTGCAAGCCAACTTTTGGTTTGAAACATTCCAAAACTGGCAGAGCGAATTCCTATCCATCGCCAGCATTGTAATATTGACTATTTTCCTGCGCCAGAAAGGCTCCCCGGAATCAAAACCAGTGGATGCACCAAATTCTGAGACCGGGAAGTAA
- a CDS encoding D-glycero-alpha-D-manno-heptose-1,7-bisphosphate 7-phosphatase: MLYSEIPPAKAIFLDKDGTLVKDVPYNVDPARVTFEPGVFEGLGALQEEGFKLVIISNQSGLALQRFSRSQLDALIEHFNFIFKKNGLKLSGFYYCPHAPSEGRETCTCRKPQPGLFFQAAEDLNINLVQSWMIGDILNDVEAGNRAGCRSILINNGNETEWLKGPFREPDYTTTYFLDAAEHIITNENSIANA, encoded by the coding sequence ATGCTGTATTCGGAAATTCCTCCCGCCAAAGCTATTTTCCTGGACAAAGATGGGACGCTTGTAAAAGATGTTCCCTATAATGTCGATCCTGCGCGAGTAACATTCGAGCCGGGCGTTTTTGAAGGCCTTGGTGCATTGCAGGAGGAGGGATTCAAACTTGTAATCATTTCCAATCAATCGGGGCTGGCCTTACAGAGATTTTCTCGAAGTCAATTGGACGCGCTGATCGAACATTTTAATTTCATTTTCAAGAAGAACGGTCTTAAACTTTCCGGGTTTTATTATTGTCCGCATGCGCCGTCTGAGGGCCGTGAGACCTGTACATGCCGTAAGCCGCAACCTGGGTTATTTTTTCAAGCGGCAGAAGACTTAAACATTAACCTGGTGCAATCCTGGATGATCGGGGATATTCTCAATGATGTAGAGGCGGGTAACCGTGCTGGTTGCCGAAGCATTTTAATCAATAACGGAAATGAAACGGAATGGCTGAAAGGCCCTTTCCGGGAGCCCGATTACACCACAACTTACTTCCTGGATGCCGCAGAACACATTATTACAAACGAAAACTCCATTGCCAATGCCTGA
- a CDS encoding glycosyltransferase family 9 protein, whose product MPEQTFENILCIRADNMGDVIMTAPAIRALKETFGSRITLLTSKAGSLIGPYLDCIDDMIVSDLPWVQSAGSSSGALAAGIDEIKSRNFDAAIIFTVYSQSALPAAMLVYMADIPVRLAYARENPYQLLTHWLPDPEPYQQISHQVKRDLDLVAQLGAFTADDRLLLQIGSSERASLFRKLSAVTDSAERPYMILHPGVSEAKREYPTAYWIEAGKQIAEKYDLQIFITGSAAERELAEKVSLGIGEPAMSVAGMLSIGEFATLIGQATCVVSVNTATIHIAAAMQTPLVVLYAETNPQHTPWKSDHRILPFSVPTHLRSRNTVIQYVSEKLYTEHIPYPTPEMILSALETLLPGSHI is encoded by the coding sequence ATGCCTGAGCAAACATTTGAAAACATACTTTGCATCCGGGCCGATAATATGGGCGACGTCATCATGACCGCACCCGCCATTCGCGCATTGAAAGAGACGTTCGGAAGCCGCATAACCCTGCTCACCTCAAAAGCAGGCTCACTCATCGGGCCCTATCTGGATTGCATCGATGACATGATCGTATCCGACCTGCCCTGGGTGCAGAGTGCGGGCAGCAGCAGCGGTGCATTGGCTGCGGGAATTGATGAAATAAAAAGCAGGAATTTTGATGCAGCTATCATTTTTACCGTTTACAGCCAAAGCGCGCTGCCAGCCGCGATGCTCGTGTATATGGCCGATATCCCTGTGCGCCTGGCCTATGCGCGCGAAAATCCCTATCAACTGCTCACACACTGGCTCCCAGATCCGGAGCCCTACCAGCAAATATCCCATCAGGTTAAGCGTGATCTTGACCTAGTTGCCCAATTAGGAGCCTTTACCGCGGACGACCGTCTTTTACTCCAAATCGGATCATCGGAACGGGCTTCCCTATTTCGTAAACTCTCTGCTGTGACCGATTCTGCGGAACGGCCATATATGATCCTGCATCCCGGCGTGTCCGAAGCGAAAAGAGAATACCCGACAGCATACTGGATAGAAGCGGGAAAGCAGATTGCGGAAAAATATGATTTGCAGATCTTCATAACCGGATCTGCTGCTGAGCGGGAATTGGCCGAAAAGGTCAGCCTGGGAATCGGGGAACCGGCAATGTCGGTTGCGGGAATGCTTTCGATAGGAGAATTTGCAACGCTTATCGGGCAGGCAACTTGCGTCGTTTCGGTTAATACAGCAACCATTCACATTGCCGCGGCCATGCAGACGCCTCTGGTTGTTTTATATGCTGAGACCAACCCGCAGCACACGCCGTGGAAGTCGGATCACAGAATCTTACCATTTTCGGTTCCCACCCATTTGCGAAGCCGTAACACCGTCATTCAATATGTTTCCGAAAAATTATATACCGAACATATCCCTTATCCAACGCCGGAGATGATCCTATCCGCGCTCGAAACCTTACTCCCGGGAAGTCACATCTGA
- a CDS encoding response regulator: protein MDTELFIVDDNPDLHFLLYNIFKQFDKSYRVKFFEDGRSLYRHLDALSQRHDNHLFPGLIILDLNMPGMSGMQLLTLLKQPSKPEHVHLKDIPVVVMSSDHSEEKIINCYKRGADAYVIKPIDHELMKSTLHSVCKFFLRTVDRNSQLSTSHSDVTSRE, encoded by the coding sequence ATGGACACCGAATTATTTATAGTAGACGATAACCCGGATTTACATTTTTTGCTTTATAATATTTTCAAACAGTTTGATAAATCGTATCGTGTGAAGTTTTTCGAAGATGGCCGGTCCCTTTACCGCCATCTCGATGCTTTATCGCAGCGGCATGATAATCACCTGTTTCCCGGGCTTATTATTCTCGATCTAAATATGCCGGGTATGAGCGGAATGCAGCTTCTTACGCTACTCAAACAGCCTTCCAAGCCGGAACACGTTCATCTCAAAGACATTCCCGTGGTTGTAATGAGCAGCGACCACTCGGAAGAAAAAATCATAAATTGTTACAAGCGTGGCGCGGATGCTTATGTCATCAAACCGATTGACCATGAGCTGATGAAATCGACTTTGCATTCGGTATGTAAGTTTTTTCTTAGAACGGTGGATCGAAATAGCCAGTTAAGCACCTCCCACTCAGATGTGACTTCCCGGGAGTAA
- a CDS encoding TIGR03885 family FMN-dependent LLM class oxidoreductase, which translates to MKDIQIGYHASHEQFRPSQLTEFVQLAQAAGFTTALSSDHFYPWSEAQGESGFAWSWLGAAMQATNLSFGIVNAPGQRYHPAIIAQAVATLCEMFPRRFWIATGSGQFLNEHINGEKWPSKMERNQRLKESVDIMRALWAGETVTNNGLINVYDAKLYTLPGYMPDVIGAAITEQTAEWVGGWADGMITTSRPPAELARMVEAFHRGGGEGKPVYLKVQLSYDVTLERALSGAHQQWRNNVFPSSLLADIRSPAGFDSTGLMVRPEDMLQAVRVSDSLDQHTEWLSQDIAAGVTHLYLHNVNLEQRLFIEKFGKNVIPHLV; encoded by the coding sequence ATGAAAGATATACAGATAGGTTACCACGCTTCCCACGAACAATTCAGACCCAGTCAGCTTACCGAGTTTGTGCAGCTGGCGCAGGCCGCAGGGTTTACAACGGCGCTTAGTTCCGACCATTTTTACCCATGGAGCGAAGCCCAGGGTGAAAGCGGATTTGCATGGAGCTGGCTGGGAGCTGCAATGCAGGCGACCAATCTTAGTTTTGGGATTGTCAATGCGCCCGGGCAGCGTTATCACCCTGCCATTATTGCGCAAGCGGTGGCTACCCTTTGCGAAATGTTCCCGCGCCGGTTTTGGATCGCGACGGGGAGCGGCCAGTTTTTAAATGAACATATCAATGGTGAAAAGTGGCCTTCCAAAATGGAACGCAATCAGCGCCTGAAAGAGTCTGTGGATATTATGCGTGCCTTATGGGCGGGCGAAACCGTTACAAATAACGGCTTGATTAATGTTTACGACGCAAAACTTTATACGTTGCCGGGATACATGCCGGATGTAATCGGCGCCGCAATTACTGAGCAAACGGCTGAATGGGTCGGCGGATGGGCGGATGGCATGATCACAACATCGCGGCCGCCTGCGGAGCTGGCCCGGATGGTGGAAGCATTTCACCGGGGAGGCGGAGAAGGCAAGCCTGTTTACCTGAAAGTGCAGCTATCTTATGATGTTACCCTGGAAAGAGCATTGTCGGGCGCGCACCAGCAATGGCGTAACAATGTTTTCCCGTCCTCGCTCCTGGCCGACATCCGTTCTCCGGCAGGTTTCGATTCTACGGGCTTAATGGTCCGGCCGGAAGATATGCTGCAGGCCGTAAGAGTGTCCGACAGTCTCGACCAGCACACAGAATGGCTTTCGCAGGACATTGCGGCAGGAGTTACGCACCTTTACCTGCATAATGTAAATCTGGAACAAAGGCTTTTTATAGAGAAATTCGGAAAAAATGTCATTCCGCACCTTGTCTGA
- a CDS encoding DsbA family protein has product MYVTNSFSQPIKIVYYTYPLCQISWGMQESWRRLVKTYGDRISFQFCLARENDKSSDVELSSYSACLAVKAAGLQSPTAADLFLNKLREAAMEEKRDISRVDVLVEVAREVNKQHRGLLDLHRFGKDFDAKATRQALHADLEKIHRNRIDSFPTITMTLAGKGLKLAGHCSYQRLTTALHKLLGASDSTSQVSYG; this is encoded by the coding sequence ATGTATGTGACAAATTCGTTTTCACAACCTATTAAAATCGTCTATTATACTTACCCGCTTTGTCAGATCAGCTGGGGAATGCAGGAAAGCTGGCGACGCCTTGTGAAAACTTATGGAGATCGGATCAGTTTTCAATTTTGCCTGGCCCGTGAAAATGACAAGTCTTCCGATGTAGAGTTATCATCTTATTCTGCATGTCTGGCCGTGAAAGCCGCCGGATTGCAATCGCCCACGGCTGCGGATCTTTTTCTTAATAAGTTGAGGGAAGCTGCTATGGAAGAAAAGCGGGATATTTCACGCGTCGACGTGCTCGTGGAAGTGGCGCGGGAAGTCAATAAGCAGCATCGCGGTTTGTTGGACCTGCATAGGTTCGGCAAGGATTTCGACGCAAAGGCCACCCGCCAGGCGCTTCACGCCGATCTCGAAAAAATCCATCGTAACCGCATCGATTCATTCCCGACCATTACCATGACATTAGCTGGAAAAGGCTTAAAACTTGCAGGCCATTGTTCCTACCAGCGACTGACAACGGCTTTGCACAAACTGTTAGGCGCATCGGACAGCACCTCGCAAGTCTCATATGGATAA
- a CDS encoding TonB-dependent receptor: MNRLITGLIVAFAMIFCSAGLYAQGNEATIIGKVSEVNAGPIPGATVLVRNESTGFQAGTVTDMNGDYIIKQLPLGSPYSITVSFIGFGEQKKTGYALNQGDQLRLNFAMESSANELQAVDIKANSLKNTVVTLGASTPITAKDIAKLPVNGRNFTSLIDLSPLSNGSSLGGQLASSTNYTLDGMTSRGTIAGGSTQGAYSISMEAIREFKVVTNEYDVTMGRSGGGTISTVTKSGTNKLSGSAFTFMRTDWLSSGYDLRGNKRVQDFSTYQYGASLGGAIKKDKAHFFVAWDHQADSRPLYIANIQSPADEAANKVTQATLDQFSAIARDKYGVSNNPQFGAFGKKKGTDAIFAKIDWQLNSKNLLTLRNNMVIENDALSEGDNSGINAYESYIDRKRFDNSIMASLRTIVNPKITNELKLQHFYEDQAIIPSSELPSDGIPRAIVENVQSVAGSSTYNTSIQIGGQRFSPEWFKGTVVQLVDNFYYSTGKINFTFGLDLMYNRMKSRYGSEMNGRFYFTGLENFANQTPYRYAREINLLDDPSNVVNSLSTGVYAQMDTKLALGLEMMAGLRLDNTQYLNKANFSQVVFDELGLRTDNVINTTQLQPRVQFTWDVNEQSKDIVRFGAGVFGSALNPYSMINNMLFDGTRVASVEIQGDLVPKPNFPGYRADPSTAPGAELFNIQGIERLVTINTNSKDAKIPVVYKTNFSYNHFFSDRLRVGVSGYASWARNNYMYVDRNMVEDPFFRIAAEANRGVYVPANTITEKNGATNWLNSRKTKNVGRVLELNSEGKKNQYAVVIDGTYRYFKDGQITASYTWNDSKDNTSYNGNVANTATLDLMVADDPRDLSKMAYANNQFRSKIVFYGTAPSIYGVTIGLRYSGIGGTRYSMAVSGNMNGDFVSSNDLAYIYNPNSPETPEYIRKGIQTILDNPDAEQSIKDYIKRDMGKMAERNGGINDFYGVFDLRLAKRFKLFGDHGLEASVDIFNVANLLNHDWGVGKNLGKQNLYSIKSFDRAKEQFVYNIGAGTGVSSLNGNPYQIQLGLRYGF, translated from the coding sequence ATGAATCGATTAATTACCGGACTTATTGTGGCATTCGCAATGATCTTCTGTTCGGCCGGCCTTTATGCGCAGGGCAACGAAGCAACTATCATTGGGAAAGTCTCTGAAGTGAATGCTGGCCCGATCCCGGGCGCGACCGTTCTGGTCAGAAATGAATCTACCGGCTTCCAGGCGGGTACGGTTACGGATATGAATGGCGACTACATTATCAAGCAATTACCGCTTGGCTCACCTTACTCCATCACCGTTTCTTTTATTGGTTTCGGAGAACAAAAGAAAACGGGATACGCACTCAACCAGGGCGATCAGCTGAGACTGAACTTTGCCATGGAAAGCAGCGCTAACGAATTGCAAGCCGTTGATATCAAGGCCAATTCGCTGAAAAACACCGTAGTAACCTTAGGTGCCTCTACGCCAATCACGGCAAAGGACATTGCAAAACTGCCTGTGAACGGCCGAAACTTTACTTCGCTCATCGACCTTTCTCCATTGAGCAACGGAAGCAGCTTAGGTGGACAACTTGCCTCTTCTACCAACTATACATTGGATGGTATGACATCAAGGGGAACAATCGCCGGTGGTTCTACACAGGGTGCTTACTCGATTTCTATGGAAGCGATCCGTGAATTCAAGGTGGTAACGAATGAATATGACGTAACAATGGGCCGTTCAGGTGGTGGTACAATCAGTACTGTTACCAAGTCAGGAACGAACAAGCTTTCGGGAAGTGCGTTTACATTCATGCGTACCGACTGGCTTTCAAGCGGTTATGATTTGAGAGGAAACAAGAGAGTGCAGGATTTCTCTACATATCAATATGGTGCCTCTTTGGGTGGCGCGATCAAAAAAGACAAAGCGCATTTCTTCGTAGCATGGGATCACCAGGCTGACTCACGTCCTTTATACATTGCCAACATTCAGTCGCCTGCGGATGAAGCGGCAAACAAGGTGACGCAGGCAACCCTTGATCAGTTCTCGGCTATTGCCAGAGACAAATATGGTGTTTCAAACAACCCGCAGTTTGGTGCTTTTGGAAAGAAAAAAGGAACGGACGCTATCTTCGCAAAGATCGACTGGCAGCTGAATTCGAAAAACCTTTTGACTTTGCGTAACAACATGGTGATCGAAAACGACGCGCTTTCAGAAGGTGACAACAGCGGTATCAATGCTTATGAATCCTACATCGACCGTAAAAGATTTGACAACAGCATTATGGCGTCTTTGCGGACGATTGTGAATCCGAAAATCACCAATGAGCTGAAATTGCAGCATTTTTATGAAGATCAGGCGATCATTCCAAGCTCTGAGCTTCCTTCTGACGGGATTCCCCGGGCGATCGTTGAAAACGTACAATCTGTTGCAGGATCCAGCACTTACAACACTTCTATCCAGATCGGTGGTCAGCGTTTCTCACCTGAATGGTTTAAAGGAACGGTGGTTCAGTTGGTGGATAACTTCTATTACAGCACAGGTAAGATCAACTTTACATTCGGCCTTGACCTGATGTATAACCGCATGAAATCGCGTTACGGAAGCGAGATGAACGGCCGTTTTTACTTCACAGGTCTTGAAAATTTTGCCAACCAGACGCCTTACCGCTATGCAAGGGAAATCAACTTACTGGACGATCCAAGCAATGTTGTTAATTCTTTGAGCACAGGTGTTTATGCACAAATGGATACAAAGCTGGCGCTTGGTCTTGAAATGATGGCCGGTCTGCGTCTGGATAACACACAATATCTGAACAAAGCGAATTTCAGCCAGGTGGTTTTTGACGAGCTGGGATTGCGCACGGATAATGTGATCAACACCACGCAATTGCAGCCACGTGTACAATTTACATGGGACGTAAATGAGCAAAGCAAGGATATCGTTCGTTTCGGTGCGGGTGTTTTTGGTTCGGCTTTGAATCCTTACTCGATGATCAACAATATGTTGTTTGACGGAACAAGGGTTGCTTCGGTCGAAATCCAGGGTGACCTGGTTCCAAAACCAAACTTCCCGGGCTACCGTGCAGATCCTTCAACGGCACCAGGTGCAGAGCTTTTCAATATTCAAGGCATCGAGAGACTGGTGACAATCAACACGAACAGCAAGGACGCAAAAATTCCGGTTGTATATAAGACTAACTTCTCTTACAACCACTTTTTCAGCGATCGTCTGCGTGTAGGTGTGAGCGGGTATGCATCATGGGCGCGCAACAACTATATGTATGTAGACCGCAACATGGTGGAAGATCCTTTCTTCCGCATCGCAGCAGAAGCTAACCGGGGCGTATATGTGCCCGCTAACACGATTACTGAAAAAAATGGCGCTACCAACTGGCTGAACAGCCGCAAGACCAAAAACGTAGGTCGCGTGCTTGAATTGAACAGCGAAGGCAAGAAAAACCAGTATGCAGTTGTTATCGACGGAACTTACAGATATTTCAAAGACGGTCAGATCACTGCTTCTTACACATGGAATGACTCGAAAGACAACACTTCTTACAACGGAAACGTGGCCAACACAGCAACACTGGATTTGATGGTTGCCGATGATCCACGTGATTTGAGCAAAATGGCTTATGCCAACAACCAGTTCCGCAGCAAAATTGTATTTTACGGAACAGCGCCGAGCATTTATGGTGTAACAATCGGTTTGCGTTACTCCGGAATCGGCGGAACGCGTTACTCGATGGCAGTAAGCGGTAACATGAATGGTGACTTCGTATCATCCAACGACCTGGCTTACATCTATAATCCTAACAGCCCTGAAACGCCGGAATACATCCGCAAAGGAATTCAGACGATCCTTGACAACCCGGACGCAGAGCAGAGCATCAAGGATTATATCAAAAGGGATATGGGCAAAATGGCCGAGCGTAATGGTGGTATCAATGATTTCTATGGCGTGTTCGACTTGCGTCTCGCCAAACGTTTCAAACTTTTCGGCGACCACGGATTAGAAGCGTCTGTTGATATTTTCAACGTAGCCAACCTATTGAACCACGACTGGGGTGTAGGCAAAAACCTGGGTAAGCAAAATCTTTACTCAATCAAAAGCTTCGACCGCGCAAAAGAGCAGTTCGTATACAACATCGGAGCTGGAACAGGAGTATCCAGCCTGAATGGTAACCCCTACCAGATCCAGCTTGGGTTGAGATATGGGTTTTAA